The Paraburkholderia hospita DNA segment GGCGTAGCCTGTGATTTTTTGATGAAACCGTGTAGCAAAATCATCTTCGCGTCCACCACGGTGAACAGCACACGCGCGATCCGCTGCGGCGGCGTAATGCGAATCTCCCACAAATCACGCCCCATCTTGCGCACCAGTGGCATCCCAAGCGGCCAGCCGAACTGCACGGTCTTCACATCCTCGCCAATCATTTTCCTGTCCTCGGGTTCCAGATCCCGAAGCCATTGACGCACAGGTTCATTGCCCGTGTCAGTCTGAAAAAAGCAAACAGAAAGGACAATGACTACCGACCGGGTGCGCGGCATCGACCGCGACTGTGACTGATCTATCGTACCAACTTTGGTACGTTGCGTAAACTGCTTTCCCTTTCCAGAGACTCGAAGTCCGCATAAAACGATCGAACGCGGACACGCTCCAAGAGAAACACCGAGACGTGAATTGTCCGTTAGCGATGAAACGCCACTGAGGAATTGAATCGATCCATTCGCCGGATAAAACCGGCATTCCGTTTTTCTGATATTGGAGTTCCACGACAAACGCTTAATCTCCGTAAAATAGAAAACAGCCGCTTATGCGGCCGCTTCTTGATCGGACTCAGGCTTGTCGAGCTAATCAGCGATATTCAACGAGAGACTCGAGCCACGGTTGATGTCCGGGCCAATATTATTTTTTTATCGGTCGCTCATGTCAACACTAGCGATTCTGATTTTCTATAGCCAAAAAATCAGGAAATCCGAAATATCAAAAATTAATCTCAATCAGGTATTTCATGCAGATAAACAGTTGGAGATTGTATGTCGCAGCGTGCCGAAAACGACCAGACTTAGCCGGACATTTACGAGAAGAAAACACCCCTCTGCCCGGCGCGCACCGCCGGGCAGATTCGAGTATTCAGCCCGCTCTTCGCCCTACTTCTTCTCCGGCTCCGGATTCCCTTGCGGCGTCGGCTGCGTAAACGGGAACGTGCTGAACATCGTCTTCGCCTGGTTCTGCATCTGCTCCTGCATCTGCACGAACATGTTCTTCGACTGCTCGATATAGCTGGTCATCATCCCCTGCATCATCGGGGCTTGCATGTTCATGAACTGCGACCAGACCTCCGGATTCATCGTCTTGCCTTCGTACAGGCCCTTCGACTGATCCGCGAGTTTGCTCTGAATGTCGATGAACGCCTGGATGTTCTTTTCCAGGTACGTGCCCATCATGCCCTGCATCGCGTGTCCGTAGAAACGGATGATCTGCGACAACATGATCGACGAGAACATCGGCAGGCCGCCGCTTTCCTCTTCGAGAATGATCTGAAGCAGGATGCTGCGCGTCAGGTCTTCGTTGCTCTTGGCATCGATGACCTTGAAATCCTCCTGATCCAGCACGAGCTGCTTCACATCGGTCAACGTGATGTAAGTGCTGGTCTCTGTATCGTACAGTCGACGGTTCGGATATTTCTTAATGAGTCGTTCGGCTGTTTTCTTTGTAGTAGTGGTCATGTAACGCCTTTGAGCGCGAATGAAGCGCAGAAACGGCGTCCTGTCGCACGCACAGCGAAACGCTGCGCGTACGAGACGCCGCCAGAAACATCTGAACCATGTAACGTCCCGCTTCGTTCTTGCTGCGACAAAACAGGACGCTCACGGATCAGCCCATATGCAGGCCGCCGTTCAGCGAGAAATCGGCCCCCGTCGAGAAGCCCGACTCGTCCGACGCCAGCCATGCAACGATCGACCCGATTTCATCCGGCGTGCCCAGACGGCGCACCGGAATCGTCGCGACGATCTTTTCCAGCACATCGGCGCGAATCGATTTCACCATGTCCGTGCCGATGTAGCCCGGCGAAACGGTGTTGACCGTCACGCCCTTGGTGGCCACTTCCTGCGCGAGCGCCATCGTGAAACCGTGAATCCCCGCCTTCGCGGTCGAATAGTTCGTTTGACCGAACTGGCCTTTCTGGCCGTTCACCGACGAGATGTTGATCACGCGTCCAAAGCCACGCTCGACCATGCCGTCGATCACCTGTTTCGTCACGTTGAA contains these protein-coding regions:
- a CDS encoding 3-ketoacyl-ACP reductase, encoding MSQRIAYVTGGMGGIGTSICQRLLKDGYKVVAGCGPNSPRRVKWLEDQKALGFDFVASEGNVGDWESTKLAFDKVKAEVGEIDILVNNAGITRDVVFRKMTHEDWTAVIDTNLTSLFNVTKQVIDGMVERGFGRVINISSVNGQKGQFGQTNYSTAKAGIHGFTMALAQEVATKGVTVNTVSPGYIGTDMVKSIRADVLEKIVATIPVRRLGTPDEIGSIVAWLASDESGFSTGADFSLNGGLHMG
- the phaR gene encoding polyhydroxyalkanoate synthesis repressor PhaR — its product is MTTTTKKTAERLIKKYPNRRLYDTETSTYITLTDVKQLVLDQEDFKVIDAKSNEDLTRSILLQIILEEESGGLPMFSSIMLSQIIRFYGHAMQGMMGTYLEKNIQAFIDIQSKLADQSKGLYEGKTMNPEVWSQFMNMQAPMMQGMMTSYIEQSKNMFVQMQEQMQNQAKTMFSTFPFTQPTPQGNPEPEKK
- a CDS encoding type II toxin-antitoxin system RelE/ParE family toxin; amino-acid sequence: MPRTRSVVIVLSVCFFQTDTGNEPVRQWLRDLEPEDRKMIGEDVKTVQFGWPLGMPLVRKMGRDLWEIRITPPQRIARVLFTVVDAKMILLHGFIKKSQATPQADLDLARDRLRQLQSG